One region of Citrus sinensis cultivar Valencia sweet orange chromosome 6, DVS_A1.0, whole genome shotgun sequence genomic DNA includes:
- the LOC102616694 gene encoding probable carboxylesterase 17 yields MAAIFADPRLKATSNNGHGVCIEEIEGLIRVYKNGQVERPPAIPIVPCNVTLNGQVTARDVFINKYINLWARVYVPSCPAGNLPVLVYFHGGGFCVGSAAWSCYHEFLASLAYKAGCVIMSINYLLAPENRLPAAYEDGLNSLMWLKQQILSGSSEHKWWMNQCNFSSLFLAGDSAGANIAYNVSTRVAIDNAVIKPLCVKGIILIQPFFGGESRTVSEKHSTQPANSALTVSASDAYWRLSLPVGTNRDHPWCNPLANATAGLQELRLPSVMVCVSELDILKDRDLEFSKALAGAGKKVETVVYKGVGHAFQILHNSQYSQIRIQEMMSHLKAFMNR; encoded by the coding sequence ATGGCTGCAATTTTCGCTGATCCAAGGCTCAAAGCAACAAGCAATAATGGTCACGGAGTTTGcattgaagaaattgaaggcCTAATTAGAGTTTACAAAAACGGACAAGTGGAAAGGCCACCAGCCATTCCTATTGTCCCCTGCAACGTTACATTAAATGGTCAAGTCACTGCGAGAGAtgtatttatcaataaatatattaacctATGGGCACGGGTGTATGTTCCAAGCTGCCCTGCAGGCAATCTGCCGGTGCTTGTTTACTTCCATGGTGGCGGATTTTGCGTAGGCTCAGCTGCCTGGAGTTGTTACCACGAGTTCCTCGCCAGTCTTGCTTATAAAGCAGGCTGTGTGATTATGTCCATAAACTATCTCTTAGCCCCCGAAAATCGCCTGCCTGCTGCTTACGAGGATGGCCTTAACTCGCTTATGTGGCttaaacaacaaattttgaGTGGGTCTAGTGAACACAAGTGGTGGATGAACCAGTGCAATTTCTCAAGCTTGTTCCTTGCTGGTGACAGTGCTGGCGCCAACATAGCTTACAATGTTTCCACCAGGGTTGCAATTGACAACGCTGTTATCAAGCCATTATGTGTCAAGGGTATCATATTGATACAGCCTTTCTTCGGAGGAGAATCAAGAACGGTGTCTGAGAAGCACAGCACTCAACCAGCCAATTCGGCATTGACTGTCTCTGCTTCTGATGCATATTGGCGGCTGTCGCTGCCTGTAGGGACCAACAGAGACCATCCATGGTGCAATCCTCTGGCCAATGCCACCGCCGGGTTGCAGGAACTGAGACTTCCATCAGTGATGGTTTGTGTATCAGAACTTGATATTCTTAAAGACCGGGACTTGGAGTTTAGCAAGGCCTTGGCTGGTGCTGGTAAAAAAGTTGAAACAGTTGTGTACAAAGGAGTTGGGCATGCATTTCAAATTCTGCACAATTCTCAGTATTCTCAGATTCGGAtacaagaaatgatgtctcaTCTCAAGGCTTTCATGAACCGATAA